Part of the Bifidobacterium crudilactis genome is shown below.
AAGCTATGCATATGTGAGTGTTGCATCCGCCCATAACACGAGCGGGTATGAGCGTGTATCCGTGACCGCCGACACCGCGCTGGGGTCCACGCCGAGCGAGATGAAACGCTATCAACAAGGCATCGTATTCGACGGCAGCGGCAGGGGAGAAGACTGGAATGACTGGAATGAATCCTTCCGTTGGTCCCGTGATTCTTCACGGAGTACGGCAGATTCCCGGAATCGTTCATGGAATCGCACGGATGCCGCAACCGACGGACACACCGCGACCATAGACCTGCGCAACTACGAGCGTGACAACGGTCGGCACTCCGTCGTCAAGAGCGACGGCACCAGCAGCGAATCCGCTTGCCCCACCGGGAGCATTCATATGAGCGTCATACAGACGAAGGTCAACGTGGTGCTGCCCAAAGAGTGCTCATACAGCATCAACGACAGCTCCGGCACCTCGGATGCGAGTACGCGAATCGGCGGAACCTTCGTCCGCATGGGTGATTCGGGAATGATGTCGCTGGACTATTGGGTGAACGTGGATGATGAGGGCGCGTCCGGAAGTTTGCCCGAGGGATTCGACCATGCGGAGCTCAGCATCGATGCGACCGCCATTGTTGATGGGCAGGTGACCGTTGGCTATGAGCATTAGTGCACAAGATGCCGATGCGCGCAGTGGCATCGACGAAGAGATGTTGCGGAATACACCACGGAGAGTAGGAAAGACCAATGGCTGACACGCATCAGGATGATTATCGGAACGCCTATCAGAACCAGGACACGGACAGGCAACACGCGAAGGACACGGATAGGCAGGAAGCGGACACCATCAGTTTGAGTACCATATCCGAGCCGGAAGCCGAAGATGTTGCTGCCGAACATGACGCCGCCGAGGAGGCTATTCCTATGGGAGGCGCGGCACCTGCTGCTCGCGTGCCCTTATACACCAAGCATCAAGTGACCGACGACAGCGAAATCGACGCGCGGGGGAATCGCATTCTGCGCAGGCAGGGGGCGAGCACGCCGACAATCGTGCTGGGCTCCATACTGGTCGTCGTGGGCATCGTCGCCGTCATGATTGCAGGGCAATATCCGCAGTCATTGTTCGCATCGGTGGGTTGGAATTGGCCGGTGGTTCTGGCCGTGGCGTTGGCGGCAGTGGGAGCCGTGCTGCTGCTTTCCTCCCTGTTCTGGACGATAAGCGCCATCATCAGAAGAATCGCGAGATAGCGGAACGTCGAGGCGCACTCGCAGGCTGCGGAGGCACGGTGCTCCAACTGCGATGCATCCCGGTGCCGTTCGGTGTTACAGCGTGTAAAGACCCCAGAAGGCGAGTGAGATCATGACCAGCACCGAAGCCACCAATCCAAGGAGCACGACCGCCAGATGACCCGAGCCATGTGCGATGCGGACATCTTGGCGAATTTGTGCTGAGGACCCGTTTCCATGGCCGATTCCAGCAATCATGGATGAGCATAGCCAGCCGAACAGCAGCACGAGGATGATGGCCGCCACGCGCAACATGGTCCACACGCCGCTGAATGCAACGCTCGCATGATGAAGGCTCAGAGCCTGCACTGCGGAAGAGCCCACATACCATAGCGTCGCCAACAGGCTCAGAGTCGACAGCGATACCAGCAGGGTCAGAGGTGCTGCGATGCCCTGGCCGAAACCGGGCAATCTTCCTGAACCTTCCTGCTGCGATCGTCGACCACGAGAGCGAATCCGCGAGTTGATGCCCACGCCTGCCGCACACAGCCCGCACAGGACGGATGCTCCCAGAGCCAGGCCGAGCAGTGTCAGCAGCACGCCGAGTGAAGATATTATTCCGGGGGACACTGAAGTTGGAGCGCTGTACCGCTGTGAGGGCTGAGCTCCTGCAATCATGGGAGTCGACCAATCCGATGCGGTGGCCCCCATCGTCACACTGTTGATCCAATCCTCGAGATTCCTGGTATACGAGGATTCCAACGGCAGTCCGGGGCGAGAGAGATGGCTGCCCGTCCTCATCTGATGATTCGCGGGATAGTACCGAACGGTGACGTTGCTGTTCCCTGCGGACGCCGTTTGTTTGAGGATGGTTTGCGCGCCTTGCTCGATGGGCATCGAGAGGTCTCCGGTGCCGTAATTCACCAGAACAGGCTGGGTGAGTTTGCTCAGATATGGCGTGGAATCGAAATTCGCGTATTCAAGGCCCAGTGCGCTGAAATCCATCGAAGTGAGTTTGGGCACATCGTTGATGAGGCTTCGAGGAGCGCCGCTGTCGGCAAAATAGGTGCTTGCCGCCATGGTCATCTGCTGTCGGCCCGAAACGACCGGAGCTGAAGTCAGGATGCTGAATGCGACATCCTTGCGGTTCGCGGTGATGATGCTGGAAATCCAAGTCCCTTCGGACTCCGCATACAGACCCGTCTTCTGCGCGTTCACCCCCGGCCAGTGTTTGAGTGTATCGAAAGACCTGCCGTAGTCTTCGGCCATCTGTGGATAGTCACGATGGAGCGTGGAATAGTTGTCAAGGCGTTTATCCGGCACCAAGGTCACGATTCCGGCGGATGCCATCGCGGAAGCCACATCGCCGTAGACTTCCGAGGAATCACCGGTTCCCGCGCCATGCAGGAAGAGACACGCCGGTCGTGCGCCTGAGGCTCCGATGGGCTCTCTGACGACGGCATGAATGCTGACGGCATCATTGAGCCGGATGGTGATTCGACTTTCCTTGGTCTGATAGCTGCCCTCGTGAGGGACCGTGAATCCGCTTGCCGCGATTCCGGTATCAGGTGATTGCACCGTGACATGCTCGGTATTCGCTGTGATTCCTGTTGGCGAGGTCATCAACGACCCGAGGACAACCAGCAGGAGGAGCATGACCAATGATGAACAGGCGGCGGAAATTAGTCGTTTCAAAGCAGACACCCGTTTACTCTACTCCAGGGCCATACAGGTCCATTCACCTCGATATCGTTGCTGGGCATGGCCGAAGGCGGTTGCCCATCAGCTGCTCGATTGCTGCTGAAAAGACCGTTCCGCCTCCTGCAGGGAGCTGAAACCCGTGATGCGCATGGTGTTGTCCACAATGGATTCCGTGAGGTTGCATCCGCGCTCCAGCAGACCTTGCATCATGGATTCGTAGAGATTCAGCGTGGCGTCACTGTAGGTGCCGAGTTCTCCCCGTAGGTAGGTTTCAAATGACGTCTGTTCGGCGCTGTCGTCCGTGGTGCGCAGCGTGCGCATGGAGGCTCCGAGAGCGGGGAAGCGTTGCATGAAATCCTGGGCCCAGCCGAGCTGTATGACGATGATGCGCTCCTGGCGGGTTCTGCGCTGAGCCGAGAGGCGAGGGAGATACGCCTCCACGCTTTGGTGGAATTCCTCGGGGGCGGTTGAAGCCATCATCCTGCCGTATTTTTCGGTCAGCAGGTTGCGCCCCTCGGTTTTGGCCTGTTCGAGGTCGCGGAGATAGCTGGAGAGCAAGTCGTAAGGCCATGCAAGGAACTGGCTGATCCTCATCTGATGGAATACGGTCCAATTGCTCTGGCAGCTTGCGGGTCCGCCTTCATTGTTGACCCGTTGGAACTGCGACCACTCCAGCCGCACCACGTGTTCGGCGAGATGCCGGAGCTTCTCCTGTGCGCTTGCCGGGGTTGTGGATGTCGTCTGCTCGGTGGAGCTTGCTGGTGTTGTTGCAGGAATCATGGTTCATGCGTCCTTTGCAAGGGATGTGATGGTGTCAAAGTCGATATCTGGTTCGAGACGGTGTGTGCGAGGGCATCCTGGACGTTCGCACTGCTTGTTTGCGAGGTCGGGCGTCGGAGGCGATTGTCGTGAAGTCAGATGTCGTGAAGTCGGATGTCGTGAAGTCATAGGCTGTGCAGACTCGATTCGGCACTGACGATGTGCTCTTCGACGTAGGGACGATGCCATTCGAGAAACGATTCTCTGCAGGAGCTCAATCCCTGTTCGCGTAATTCTGCAGCGATGTCGGCGCATATTCCTTCGATTACGGCTTCCACACGACTGACGGCGGTGCGAGAACCCGGGTCGCCCTCTGCTGCGCCATGGCCGCCGAAACATGCGGCAGAGGCCAGATGCAGCATTGTCTCCAGGTTTTCGCAAAGGCGGGGGAGCCGCGATGCCATCCTCGCGCTCAGGCGACGCAATGCGGCGAATGACCACTTGTAATACGGCAGATATCCTGCGCTCACCGGCGTATTGATAAGGAACACGAGAGATGAGACGGCCTTGGTGAATTCGTTGATGCTCAGGAATGCCGCAGCTCCGTCGCCTCGGGCAATCATGCGTGGAAAATTGTATTGCCCCGCCTGTGCAATCATGCCCAGACGTCGGGAAATCAGCGACAGCCTCACGTCTTCCGGCATCATTTTGAAACCCTGACGCGTGCGGGAGAACTCGCCGAAGGGGTCGGCGAACACGCTGCCGTTGGTCGCCGCTGCCAAGGTGGGTTCTTCCAACATCAGCCAGGCGGCGTGTTGGGACTGCGCCGGGGCTTGTGGGTATCCGGTTATCGTGGTGAAGAATTCGCCGATATCGAACACGCCGACTCTTCGCATGGCATCGCTGGCTCGCGGCGTGGATGCTCGCGTGCCGAAGCCCATGAATTCCTGTGGCAAAGAGCAGTAATCCTTTTGCAACGATTCCCCGATGCGCTGATAATCCTCATGGGTGAGCCACAGACAGAATCCCGGCCCGAAATCATGGTCCTGAGAGAGGTGGTCATCGAAGCCGTAGCATTCGGACCCGTGTCCAACCAGACCTGCGGCGATGCGTCCGCTGTATTCGGGATAACGGTCGTGTATCAGTGCTTTCCCGTAGCGCTCCCAGTATGCCCGCGACAGCTGCATTCCCGTGATGTGCTGCCGAGACGGAGTCGAAGTCTTGCTCGCTGTTGCTTGAG
Proteins encoded:
- a CDS encoding alpha/beta hydrolase family protein, coding for MSALKRLISAACSSLVMLLLLVVLGSLMTSPTGITANTEHVTVQSPDTGIAASGFTVPHEGSYQTKESRITIRLNDAVSIHAVVREPIGASGARPACLFLHGAGTGDSSEVYGDVASAMASAGIVTLVPDKRLDNYSTLHRDYPQMAEDYGRSFDTLKHWPGVNAQKTGLYAESEGTWISSIITANRKDVAFSILTSAPVVSGRQQMTMAASTYFADSGAPRSLINDVPKLTSMDFSALGLEYANFDSTPYLSKLTQPVLVNYGTGDLSMPIEQGAQTILKQTASAGNSNVTVRYYPANHQMRTGSHLSRPGLPLESSYTRNLEDWINSVTMGATASDWSTPMIAGAQPSQRYSAPTSVSPGIISSLGVLLTLLGLALGASVLCGLCAAGVGINSRIRSRGRRSQQEGSGRLPGFGQGIAAPLTLLVSLSTLSLLATLWYVGSSAVQALSLHHASVAFSGVWTMLRVAAIILVLLFGWLCSSMIAGIGHGNGSSAQIRQDVRIAHGSGHLAVVLLGLVASVLVMISLAFWGLYTL
- a CDS encoding DUF4125 family protein: MIPATTPASSTEQTTSTTPASAQEKLRHLAEHVVRLEWSQFQRVNNEGGPASCQSNWTVFHQMRISQFLAWPYDLLSSYLRDLEQAKTEGRNLLTEKYGRMMASTAPEEFHQSVEAYLPRLSAQRRTRQERIIVIQLGWAQDFMQRFPALGASMRTLRTTDDSAEQTSFETYLRGELGTYSDATLNLYESMMQGLLERGCNLTESIVDNTMRITGFSSLQEAERSFQQQSSS
- a CDS encoding DUF4037 domain-containing protein translates to MNQHYGADDAGFDIDGFFAGLDAIFAANHAATQAEPYLLDALHRAEATHDDAASLTVLNELMGFLRSQGRHDDNIDIVRQSLALSDRMGIKGTESWLTTLINAATSLRAAGDYAQSEHLYRQALSASSSLLDDDDRRLAALHNNLSMLYSSTQRYAEAREELSLALSILEQASTHPDEDVDIASSHTNLALLLLNIPDHEQEALEQARKAMTMYRHGHLEGRAHFAATLAAYAQALLHCGQVQEAIENYERALDVIELHYGRQTEYFRTTAQNLKVARSLLAERAPQGTNAPSPSPVPAMISESSATPASPEAPVPKTQATASKTSTPSRQHITGMQLSRAYWERYGKALIHDRYPEYSGRIAAGLVGHGSECYGFDDHLSQDHDFGPGFCLWLTHEDYQRIGESLQKDYCSLPQEFMGFGTRASTPRASDAMRRVGVFDIGEFFTTITGYPQAPAQSQHAAWLMLEEPTLAAATNGSVFADPFGEFSRTRQGFKMMPEDVRLSLISRRLGMIAQAGQYNFPRMIARGDGAAAFLSINEFTKAVSSLVFLINTPVSAGYLPYYKWSFAALRRLSARMASRLPRLCENLETMLHLASAACFGGHGAAEGDPGSRTAVSRVEAVIEGICADIAAELREQGLSSCRESFLEWHRPYVEEHIVSAESSLHSL